The genome window TTGCATACCTGCGGCCATACAGATAAAACAAAAAGCACGCCGCAAGACGTGCTTTTGCTATACGGGAAAAAACCGTTTTTACTTATTCTCGTTCGCGCGCTTCATGATGGCGGACTTTTTGTTCGCGGCGGTGTTCTTGTGGAGAATACCCTTCGCGGCGGCCTGGTCGATCG of Clostridia bacterium contains these proteins:
- a CDS encoding 30S ribosomal protein S20, encoding IDQAAAKGILHKNTAANKKSAIMKRANENK